In Leptodesmis sichuanensis A121, the following are encoded in one genomic region:
- a CDS encoding TIGR03279 family radical SAM protein, producing the protein MSASTLRPALITAVLPDSIAAEVGFEAGDRLVAINGQRPRDLIDYRFLCADEVLELEVLDASGKTHHVEIEKDYDEDLGLEFESALFDNLIQCNNRCPFCFIDQQPPGKRDTLYLKDDDYRLSFLYGSYLTLTNLTQREWERIEQMHLSPLFVSVHATEPEVRIRLLKNPRAGQLLEQLAWFQERGLQIHAQVVLCPGINDREHLTRTLLDLAHFHQGDIPAVASVAVVPVGLTRFRPSEDELMPVTPDKAREVIAQVQELQAKFRQQLGSTFAWLADEWFLIAGQELPPESHYEDYPQIGNGVGSIRQFLKAFQKAAKKLPKKLPAPRHYTWIVGNAVEQAFQPIVKRLNQVAGLQVRMVAIASQYWGQEISVTGLITGQDILQTLQGQDLGDAVLIPSVMLKHDDPRFLDDMTVEELSSHLKAKILSVGDVEELVEIFRDKN; encoded by the coding sequence ATGAGCGCTTCCACTCTCCGTCCTGCCCTGATTACTGCTGTATTGCCAGATTCGATCGCCGCAGAGGTGGGGTTTGAGGCGGGCGATCGCTTGGTGGCCATCAATGGTCAGCGTCCCAGAGATTTAATTGATTACCGCTTTCTCTGTGCGGATGAGGTGCTGGAACTGGAAGTTCTGGATGCCAGTGGTAAAACTCATCACGTCGAGATTGAAAAGGACTACGACGAGGATCTGGGACTGGAGTTTGAGTCAGCGCTATTCGATAACCTGATTCAGTGCAACAACCGCTGTCCGTTTTGCTTTATTGATCAGCAGCCTCCTGGAAAGCGAGACACCCTCTACCTGAAAGATGATGACTATCGCCTGAGTTTCCTCTACGGCAGCTATCTCACGCTTACCAATCTGACTCAGCGCGAGTGGGAGCGGATTGAGCAGATGCACCTGTCCCCGTTGTTTGTCTCGGTTCACGCTACAGAGCCAGAGGTACGTATACGTTTACTGAAAAATCCCCGTGCTGGTCAGCTATTAGAGCAATTGGCCTGGTTCCAGGAGCGTGGCCTGCAAATCCATGCTCAGGTGGTTCTCTGCCCTGGGATTAATGATCGGGAACATCTCACCCGTACCCTGCTGGATCTGGCTCATTTTCATCAAGGAGACATTCCTGCCGTCGCTTCTGTGGCTGTTGTTCCTGTCGGTCTGACGCGCTTTCGTCCCAGTGAAGATGAACTGATGCCAGTGACACCGGACAAAGCCAGGGAAGTAATTGCTCAGGTACAGGAACTGCAAGCCAAATTTCGCCAACAGTTAGGCTCTACCTTTGCCTGGTTAGCCGATGAGTGGTTTCTGATTGCAGGCCAGGAATTGCCCCCAGAATCCCACTATGAAGACTATCCGCAAATCGGCAATGGAGTCGGTTCTATTCGCCAGTTCCTCAAGGCATTTCAGAAAGCGGCGAAGAAGTTACCCAAGAAATTACCTGCGCCCCGTCACTATACCTGGATTGTTGGCAATGCCGTCGAGCAAGCCTTTCAGCCGATCGTAAAACGACTAAATCAGGTGGCAGGCTTGCAGGTACGGATGGTGGCGATCGCCAGCCAGTACTGGGGCCAGGAAATCTCCGTCACAGGTTTGATTACAGGCCAAGACATTCTGCAAACACTCCAGGGGCAGGATCTTGGTGATGCCGTCCTGATACCCTCCGTCATGCTCAAACACGACGATCCCCGGTTTTTAGATGACATGACAGTTGAGGAATTAAGCAGTCATCTCAAGGCTAAGATTTTATCTGTTGGGGATGTTGAAGAATTAGTAGAAATATTCAGAGATAAAAATTAA